A segment of the Sphingomonas kaistensis genome:
CGGCGCCTCGACCGCCGCAACGAACGCACGATTGACGAGCGCCAGGCCGAAGTCGCCTTCGCGGACCCACATCGGAAACGGCGCTGCCTCGATCAGCTGGGTCAGGGCACCCATTGCCCGCTCGGTCGCGCCAAGCTGTTCGGCCATTGCCGCGCGGTCGCGCTCGGCGCTGCTGCTTTCGCCGATCCACAGCAGGACCGAGCCTGGCGGCGACGGCGCGGGCGCAGGGCCGCCGCGAACGTCGAGCCGGCGTCCGGATGACTGAATGGTCACCGCCCGCTCGATCGTCGCCACGCCGAGCGCGACTTCACCGAGCTGAGCGCCAAGCGCCTGATGGTCTTCGGGGGACAAGCCGCTTCCGTTGGCGAGGTCGGCGAACGTCTCTGCGCCTTCGGCCGACAATTCGCGCAACAGCGCCGGATCGGCCTCCACCCTGCCGTCGCGGTAGACCAGCAATGGTCGAACCGGCGCGGCGGCAAGCAAGGCGCCGATCGCCTTGGCGTGGCCGCCCAGCCGGGATGCCCTGCGTCGATCGCTGATTCCGCGGGCGGCGAGGAAAGCGCCGACCGCGAACCACAGGGCCGCGAGCGCGAACAGGGCCATTGCCGCGCCGCTTTGACCCAAGATTACGCTACCCGCCCCCATAAGTTCGTCAGGGTAGAGCCATAAAGGAGCGCACGCCAGCAGTTCGCACGGCCTCGTTTAAACAGAAACAGCCGCCGGACTGCTCCGGCGGCTGCCTGCACTGTCTGTCCGGGTCAGCGGCCAGGCCGCGGTCCCGGGACCCGATCACATCGCGCCGAAGCGGATGCCCAGGCCGAACAGGATCTGGTTGCGACGAACGTCGATGTTGTTCGGCTCGATGATGACGCTTTTGTAGCCACCGTCGAACACCGTGCGGACATATTCCAGCTTGGTGTAGACGGCCTTGCCGAGGTTGAGCTCAAACCCGGCGCCGACGTGATAGCCGTCGAGGTTCTCATTCACGTTGAACACGACGTTGCCTGCGGTCTGCCCGGTCAGCGGACGGTTCTGGTACGAGGTGCGAGCCTTGCCCTTGGTGTAGCCACCCTTGACGTAGATCATGCCGCCGTCACCGGTGGCGACGCCTGCGCGCAGGCCGGCGCCGTAGCTGGTGCCAAGCTTGGAGCAGGCGCTGTCGGCGGCAGTCGGCGCGAACACGCGGCTGCGGCATTCCTCGATGTTCGAGGTGTCGGCACCGATGTAGACGCCGATCACGGCGCTTTCACCGAGGCGACCATCGACACCGGCTTCAAAACCGGTGCTGATGTCGTTGGCGCTGAAACGGCGGGTCTGTGCGCCGGTTGCCGGAGCAAGCACGATCTGCGTGACGTTGCCGACGGTGGTCGTCGACAGTTCGAGCTTGGTGCGCGACTCGTCGTAGCCGGCGCGAATCTCGGCGCGGGCCGTGAACGCCGGTCCCGACTGGGCGAAAGCCGGAGTCGACGCCACCATGGCGACCGGCAGGAGAGCCCAAAACTTCTTCATGGGGAGATTCCTTTTTGCAGAAGTCCGGCTTCCCCCCGCTGAGAGGGGAAGCCGGTCAATCGGTTAGAGCTTGGCGCTGACGCTGACGAAGGCGCGGCGTCCCAGCAGGTCATACTGCGTACCCGAGGTCGGGATCTGACCGGTCACGCCGGTCGGACCACCGGTGCCCGACGGCCGCGGAGGCTTGGTGTCGAACAGGTTGCTGACGCCCAGGGTCATCCGGAAACGACCATCGGCGATCGAGCGGGTGACCGAAGCGCTGTGATAGAACTGCGCCGGGTAGCTGTAGATCGGGCAGACATCGCCGCCACGGATCAGGCTCGCGAAGCAGAGCTGGCCCGCACGAGCATTCCGAAGAGCCTGCTCGTCCGAGACGCGGCTGGTGACGGTCATCCCGTAGAACACCGACCACGGACCATTGTCCCAGGTCAGCTTATAGTCGCCGACGAACTTCGGCTCACCCGTGGTGCCCTCGAAGTTCGACTCCTGGCCGGCGAAGAGGACGAAGAGATCCTCCAGCTGCCAGGTCTGCTCGCCGAGGAACGACAGGCGACCATAGCGGCCGAGATCCTGGGTCACCCGAACCGTGAGGTCGATGCCGCGGTTCTTCTCCGAGTTGATGTTCACGTACGGGTTACGGACCGACAGGACGTTGCCGAAGTTCGGCGAGGTCGTGTCCGTGTTCCGGATGAACAGGGAGCAGAGCGGATCAGTCGGGTAAGTCGTCGAGGTCAAGCAGCCCGAGATGATGCTGCCGGCGCCGAGCGTGGTCAGCTGGTTCTTCACGCGGATGTCGAAATAGTCGACCGCGACGCTGAACCGCATGCCCGGCCACAGAGCGGTCTTCGGGGTGAGGACGACGCTGAAGCTCTTGGCCTTCGAGGTTTCCGGATCAAGGACGCCGACGCCGCCACCCGAGGTGATCACCGCCGAGCTGCTCGGAGCGCCCGAATAGTCGGGAGCGATGCCGAGAGCGGCGCAGCGCTGGGCAACCAGGCCGTATTCGGCCGGGCTGATACCGACGCCGTAGCGAATGCACGGATCGATCGCGGTCTGGGCAAGGAAGCCCGTCTGGTTGGCGAGGAACTGCTCGAACAGCGCCGGGGCGCGGAACGAGGTGCCATACGAACCGCGGAAACGCAGCCAGTCGTTGACCGTCCAGTTGCCGCCGACCTTGTAGGTCCAGTTGCCGCTGTCCTTGTCGCTGACGCCATCGATGCGCTCGGCATAGCCGCTGACAACGCGCGCCGCGCCCGAGAGCGTGAGGTTCTGGATGAACGGCGTGTTGTGGACCAGCGGGATTTCGATTTCGCCGAAGGCTTCCTTCGAGCGGGTGAAACCAGCGGTACGGCCCGACACGGACTGGCCGTAGACATTGCTGATCAGGCGATCGCAGACCTGCAGCGGATTGACCGCCGGGTTGCACTGCGCGCTGCCCGGAGTGATCGCCGAATTGTAAGCCGGGTTGACCGCCTGGGCGATGTTGCCGGGACGATCGTCGATCTCGTCACGGCGCCACTGCGCGCCGATGGCGACCGCGACGGCGCCGGCGGGCATGCGGAACAGGTCGCCGCTGATGCTCGCTTCGACGGTCTGCTGGACGTACTTGGTCTTGCCGGTTTCTTCGCCGAACAGGAACGCGCTCTCAGCCGGCGTGAATTCGCCGTTCAGGACCCGCGGATCGGTGAAGTCGATGTTGACGCACGGCGCGCCGCGAACGCGCGTGACCTGGCCAGGCTGGCACCCCTGGGTGCGATACTGGATGAGGTCGACCGAGTCCTGGTAGATGCGGCTGTTCGTGTACTTACCGTTGTTCCGGCTGTACTGATAATAGCTGTCGAAACGCCAGCCATTGAAGAAGCCGCCACCGAACAGGCCGCCCAGATCGCTGTTGAGGCCGACCACGCCGCGATAGTAGTCGACGTCGGTGGCGACCCGGGTTCCGACCGGCACGACCGGCTGAAGGACGATGTTCCCGAGGATCTCGGTGTTGAACGGATCGCCAACGTTGGCCGGGTTGCAGTTCAGGTTGATCAGGCGGCGAGCGGCGGTGCAGGCCACGGCCGGCGAGTTGGCGGAACCGACCGGCTGGCCGCCACCCGAGAATTGCGTCGGGAACAGCTGGCGGAGGCCGAAGGTCTCCGTCTTGCGCTTGTTGTACAGCGCTTCGCCGGTGATCTCGATGTTGTCGGTGATCTCATACCCGCCCTGCAGGTAAGCGGTGTAACGATCGAGCGCAGGCGAGATGTCGGCGCCGGCCAGGCGCGGATCGCGCTGGTTCAGGATGCCGACCGAGTTGCGGCACAGCGTCTGGGTGGTCGGGTTGGTCGCGGCAGGCTGGGCCGGCGACGCCGGAAGCGTCGTCGAGCAGGTCAGCGAGACCGGGATCAGGTTCGACGGCAGCGTCAGCGTCGCGGTGTTGGTGAACGGCGACACGAACTCGGTCAGGCGATCGCCCGGATCGTTGTACTGGACCGTGCTGAACGTCACACCCGGCGTATTGTTGTAGGTGAAGGCGCTCGACAGGCCGATATAGGCGGTGTTGAGCGTGTTGCAGCGCGGCTGGCCGGTGCGGGGATCGTTGATCTCCAGTCGGCTGCCGTTGCGATCGAACAGATATTCTTCCGAGCACAGCAGGAAGTCGCGATCACCGCGCTGGAGGCGGTTACGGCGGTAATAGTCGACGCCGCCGATGATGTGGCCACGACCGAAGTCCTTGCCCCACACCGCGCTGGCGCCGTAATTCTCACCGCCGCTTTCAAGCGGAACAGTGCCGGTCAGGCGCAGCTGCAGGCCGTCGGTGGACTTCTTGGTGATCAGGTTGACCACGCCCGCGATGGCGTCCGAACCGTAGATCGACGAGGCGCCGGTCTTCAGGATCTCGACGTTCTGCAGGATCGCGGACGGAATGACGTTAAGGTCGAAGCTGCCGATCGCACCGCGCGTACCGGCCGGGCCGGCGCGGCGACCGTTGAGCAGCACGAGCGTACGCTCGGCGCCAAGGCCGCGAAGCGACACGGTCTGGGCACCGACACCGCCGTTGGTGACGAACGAACCGGCCGAAAGGAATTCGGTGATCTGGAACGAGCCGGCCGCGATCGGGCTGGCCTGAAGGATCTCGGCGGTGCTGTTCTGGCCGCCCTTGAGCTCGAGCTCGGGGTCGATGACGGTGATCGGGTCCGGGCTGTTGAAGGCGTTGCGACGAATGCGCGAACCGGTGACCACGATGGTTTCGGAATTGGCCTTGTCAGCGGCGACTTCCGACGGAAGCTGCGTGGCGATGTCGCCCGCTTCTTCCGGCGTGGCTTCGGTCTTCTGACCCTGCAGGCAGAGCTGACGCTCCTGCTCGGTCGCGAGCGCGGCGCACTGCTGCGCCTGCTCGGGGCTGGCAGCGGCCTGCTGCTGGGCAGAGGCCGGCGACGCCAGACCGAATGTCAGCGCCGCAAACGAAACAGAAGATAGGGCAGCAAGAGGCAAAGCTCGCATCGGGAACAATCCTGTCAGGAAAGAATTAGGCGCGCCCTTCGTGACACGAGTCCGATCCGATGCAAGCCGCTCATGGGGTCCACGCGCCCGTTAGTCGAAGACTGTCGTTTTCAGGTAACAGATATGTAACGCGCTGTTGCAGGCCGGAAATGGCCGCGGAAACATATAAAGCTTTCTTTATGTCCACCTTCGCGCTAGGGGCGCGCGTCATGGCTGCGGGGCGCTTAGGGCCCTGCCCTTTCCACTGGAGTGAACTCACCGTGCCGACCGAAACCCTTACCCGCGACTTCCTCGTCAAGGACATCTCCCTCGCTGATTTCGGCCGCAAGGAGATCGAGATCGCCGAAACCGAGATGCCGGGCCTGATGGCGCTGCGCTCCGAGTTCGGCGCGTCGAAGCCGCTGTCCGGCGCGCGGATCACCGGTTCGCTCCACATGACCATTCAGACCGCCGTGCTGATCGAGACGCTGACCGCGCTCGGCGCGACCGTCCGCTGGGCGAGCTGCAACATCTACTCGACCCAGGACCATGCCGCTGCCGCGATCGCAGCGACCGGCGTGCCGGTGTTCGCCGTCAAGGGCGAGACGCTTGAGGAATATTGGGACTATGTCGTCCGCATCTTCGACTGGGGCCAGGACGAAACCTGCAACCTGATCCTCGACGACGGCGGCGACGCCACCATGTTCGCGCTGTGGGGCGCCCGCGTCGAAGCGGGAGAAACCCTGTTCACCCCGACCAACGAGGAAGAAGAAGTCTTCGTCGCCACGCTCAACCGCTTCCTCAAGGAGCGTCCGGGCTACCTCACCAAGACCGTCGCCAACATCAAGGGCGTGTCGGAAGAAACCACCACCGGCGTCCACCGGCTGTACGAGCTCGCCAAGCAGGGCAAGCTTCCCTTCCCCGCGATCAACGTCAACGACAGCGTGACCAAGTCGAAGTTCGACAATCTTTACGGCTGCAAGGAAAGCCTGGTCGACGCCATCCGCCGCGGTACCGACGTCATGCTGGCCGGCAAGGTCGCCTGCGTCGCCGGCTTCGGTGATGTCGGCAAGGGTTCGGCCGCCTCGCTCCGCAACGGCGGCGCGCGCGTGCTGGTGACCGAGGTCGATCCGATCTGCGCGCTGCAGGCGGCGATGGAAGGCTTCGAAGTCGTAACGATGGAAGAAGCGGCGACCCGTGCCGACATCTTCGTCACCGCGACTGGCAACATGGACGTCATCACCCTCGACCACATGCGGGCGATGAAGAACATGGCGATCGTCTGCAACATCGGTCACTTCGACAGCGAGATCCAGATTTCGTCGCTCAACAACATGCAGTGGACCGAGATCAAGCCGCAGGTCGACGAGGTCCAGTTCCCCGATCGCAAGAAGCTGATCATCCTGTCCAAGGGCCGCCTGGTGAACCTCGGCAATGCGACCGGCCACCCGAGCTTCGTCATGTCGGCCAGCTTCACCAACCAGACGCTGGCGCAGATCGAGCTTTGGACCAAGGCCGAGAAGTACGGCAACGACGTCTACGTCCTGCCCAAGCACCTCGACGAGAAGGTGGCCGCGCTCCACCTCGAAAAGCTCGGCGTGAAATTGACGACCCTGTCGGACAAGCAGGCCAGCTACATCGGTGTCAAGCAGCAGGGTCCGTTCAAGCCGGAACACTATCGGTATTAAGAAAGGTTCCGACCTAAACAAATAAAGAGCCCCGCTCCGCAAGGACGGGGCTCTTTCTCTAGGTGGCGCAGTCATTTGCTGTTGCAATGGTGTGACAGCCACGGCCCCGGCGGCTCCAAAGGTTAACAAAGTTCCTTGCCCGACACAGGTCAGCCTCTAGGGGGGCGCATCCCCTTGACGCGATTAGGATAGTTACGAATGCGGAATGCTCGCCTGACGATCACGACCTCATCACTGGCCCTGGCGCTCGGCGCGCTTTTCGCCGTCCCGGCCCACGCGCAGGATGCTGCCGCCCAGGCGACCACGCCGGTCACCGACGCTCCGACCACGGTCCAGACCCCGGACTGCCCGGACGAGAACCAGGATGGCACCTGCGATCCGGCTTCCACGCTGAACAACGCCGACACCAGCGCCCAGACCGATGGCGAAATCGTCGTGACCGGTTCGCGCATCCGCCGCGACGAATACAGCACGGTTGAGCCGATCACGGTCATCACCGCCCAGGAAATCACCCAGTCGGGCTTCAACAGCGCGACCGACGCGCTTCAGAGTGGCGCCGTGACGCAGGGCGCCAGCCAGATCACCAATGCTTACGGTGGCTTCGTCACCGACGGCGGCACCGGTGCCAACACACTCGGCCTGCGCGGCCTCGGACCGGCGCGTACCCTGATCCTCCTCAACGGCCGCCGCCTGGCGCCGGGCGGAAGCCGTGGTTCGGTCCTCGCAGCCGACCTCAACGTCCTTCCGACCGCAATCGTCGAGCGGATCGAAGTGCTCAAGGCCGGCGCCTCGTCGATCTACGGTTCGGACGCCATCGCGGGCGTCGTGAACATCATCACCGACCGCAAGCTGACCGGGCTCACCATCGATGCGCAGGCGAACGTGCCTGAGATCGGCGCCGGCGTCGACAAGCGCGTTGCCGCCAGCTTCGGCATCCAGATCCCCCGCCTCAGCCTGGTTGGCTCGGTCGAGTACCGCAAGCGTGACGCCCTGGCCCGCAACCAGAGCGAGTTCTTCCGCTGCCCGATCGGCGGGTTCCTCGCCGGTGAAGGCACCGCGCTCGGTTCGGACGATTTCATCGATCCGGCGACCGGCCAGCCCAAGTGCTTCACGCTCGACAACGGCGGCGTGACCATCAACACCCTTGGCCTTCCGACCCGCCAGGCGATCGGCCGCACCAGCGGCGCCCTCGGCAACTTCAACCGCTTCGTCCCCGCCCCCGGGCAGACGACCGGTCCGTTCCCGGGCTTCCTCGGCGTCGGCACCTACGACCGCGACACCTTCGACCCGCAGCAGGAGTTCGAGCCGCTCATCACCGGCACGGAAATCCTGACCGGCTACCTGTCGGGCACCTACGACTTCGGCTACCTCGGCAACTCCGAGATCTACGGCGAAGTCCTTGCAACCCGCCGCAAGTCGTCGTCGCCGCTGTATCGCCAGCTGTCGCTCGATTACCTGCGTGGCAGCCCGCTGCTTCCCGAGAATATCCGTGACGGCGTGTTCGCCAACCCGACGGAAACCTCGAGCGGGCAGCAGATCGCCGCTCGTGCGTTCATCGGCTACGGCCTCACCGATTCCAGCCAGCAGGTCGACTACGTCCGTGCCTCGGGCGGTCTGCGCGGCGACTTCTTCTTCAGCGGCTGGCGCTACGACGCGTACGCCGGCAAGTCGTGGAACGATGCCACCTACGACATCGAATCGTTCCTGACGGATCGTCTCGCCAACTCGCTCAACGTCGTTCAGAACGCGGACGGCTCCTTCAGCTGCGCATCGCAGGCCTCCAACCGCGACTGCGTCGCCGCGCCGGCGCTGTCCGCTGCGGTGATCGGTGGCAACCTGCCGCAGGCCTTCCGCGACTACATCGTCGACAACACCATCGGGACCACGGAATTCCGTGAAACCACGCTGGCGTTCGGCGTCGATGGTCCGCTGTTCCAGATGCCGGGCGGAAGCGTCCAGCTCGCGCTCGGCGCCGAGTATCGCAAGCAGCGGATCAACGATCAGCCCGACGCGAACTCGGTTCGTGGCAATCTGTTCGGCCTGACCGCCGGCACCCCCACGGTCGGTTCCGACAGCGTCCGCGAAGTGTTCGGCGAACTGTTCGTCCCGATCGTCCGCGATCTGCCGTTCCTGTATCGCCTCAACGTCAACGGCTCGCTCCGCTACACCGACTACAAGTCGTACGGCGGCGACACGACGTATAAGATCGCGGGTGAGTGGGAACCGGTCCGTGGCCTCGGCTTCCGCGGCAGCTATGGCACGTCCTACCGTGCCCCGGCTCTCGCCGAGCAGTTCCTGGGCGCCACCAGCGGCTTCCTCGGCAGCGACTCCGATCCGTGCAGCGCCCTGCCGGCGGCTGGCGAGCAGTCGCCGACCGAGCAGATCATTGCACGCAACTGCGCGTCGGTCGGCCTTCCGGCGGACTTCGAGCAGCGCAGCGGCATCACTGTCTTCCGGGTCGGTGGCGCGGAAGCCGGCCTCGAAGCGGAAACGTCCACGAACTGGTCGGTGGGCGTCGTCGCCCGTCCGCCCATCCCGGCCTCGATCGGCTCGCTGTCGCTGGCTCTCGACTACTTCGACATCAAGGTCGAAAACGGGGTGTCGGATCTGGCCGGAGGGACCATTCTTAACCGCTGCTATGCGGCCGAGAACTTCGATCCGACCGCGGGCTTCTGCCGCTTCGTCAATCGTGACTCGAACAACATCCTCCAGGTCACCAGCAGCTTCGTGAACCTGTCGGAAAGCATCGTGAAGGGCTTCGAATTCAACGGTCGTTTCGCGACCAAGTTGATCGGGCCGGGTACGCTGACGCTCAACGCCAATGTCACCAAGTACACCGAGCAGTCGTCGCGCCTCTTCCCGGAGGAGTTCCTGGCTGATGCCAACGGCATCATCACCCAGCCGGACTGGGTCGGCAACTTCGACGCCATCTATGCCACGCCGCGGGTGACCTTCCGCTACGGCCTGGACTGGGTCGGCGGCGACAAGGAGCGGACCTACAACTACTTCGCGTTCGACAACCTGACGGGCACGACCGATCCGGAGCTCGTGCAGGCCTATCGTGACTTCGCGTTCCTGGAAGTGAAGGACTACTTCCTCCACAATGCGTCGGTGCAGTTCAACGTCGCGGACCGGTACGAATTCACCGTCGGCGTCCGTAACCTGTTCAACAAGGCGCCGCCTCGGATCACCAACTTCGGTCTGACCACGGTTGGCAACTCGCCGATCTACAGCGGTTATGACCTGGTCGGCCGCTCGTTCTTCGCGAACGTCAACTTCAAGCTCTGATCAGCTTGTAGCGACAACGGAAAGGGCCTCGGGAAACCGGGGCCCTTTTCTTATGCGGTGAGCAGGTAAGAAGAGCAGCGGTGCTGCCCTCGCGCCTGTCAGGCGGCGCCGGTCTCGCTGGCGAGCAGGCGCGGGTCGATGCCTTCCAGCTTGAAGGCGGCCGCCCAGCGTTCGTCGGTAGGGGTATCGAACAGGATGGACGGCGTTCCGGGGCAGGCGAACCAACCGTGGCGGGTCATCTCGTCCTCAAGCTGGCCGGGACCCCAGCCGGCATAGCCCAGCGCGATCAGCCAGCGGGACGGCCCGCGCCCTTCGGCGATGGCGCGGAGCACGTCGACCGTACCGGTCATCGTCCACAGCTTGCCACCCTCGCCATTGACCTGGAGCGTGTCCTCCCCACCCCAATCGTCGGAATGCAGGACGAAACCGCGGCCGGGCTCGACCGGACCGCCATGGTGGATTGGCGCATCGGGCGCGTCCCCCGGTTCGAGCCCGAGTTGCTTGAGCAGGCCGCGCAGGCGGACCCCCGCCCGCTTGTGACTGATGCCGATCCCTACCGCGCCATTCTCGTCATGGACGCACAGCGCGGTGACGCTCCGCTCGAAACGGGGATCGGACATGCCCGGCATGGCGAGCAGCAGTTTCCCGGAAAGAAAGGGAGCGTCCGGCATCGTTTCACCATGCCATGTGCTCGCCGCCGCACAAGCCTTGTTGACGCTCCGCTCGACGGATAGAGCGCCTGCACGGACCATCAGCCACCCAACAAGCAAGGAGCCTCCGCCATGACCATCCAGATCGGTGACCGCATTCCCGACATGCCGCTCGTCATCGCCACGGGCGAAGGCCCCAAGCCGACCACCACGGGCGACTATTTCGGCGGCCGCAAGGTCGCCCTGTTCGCGGTGCCCGGCGCCTACACGCCGACCTGCTCGGCCAAGCACCTGCCGTCCTATGTCGAAAAGGCCGCCGACCTGCGCGGCAAGGGCGTGGACGAGATCGCCTGCACCAGCGTCAACGACGCCTTCGTGATGTCGGCCTGGAACAAGGATCAGGGCAGCGAAGACATCACCATGATCGCCGATGGCAACGGCCAGCTCGCACAGGCGCTGGGCCTGACCATGGACGGTTCGCAGTTCGGCATGGGCAGCGTCCGATCGCAGCGTTATTCGATGATCGTCAACGACGGCGTCGTCGAGCAGCTGAACGTCGAGGCGCCCGGCGAGTATCGCGCGTCGAGCGCCGAAACCCTGCTCGAACAGCTTTAAGCACTCGCGTTTGCGGGAGAGGGTCGGATTCCGGCGGCGCCGGGGCCCGGCCTTTTTCGCGGCACGCCACGGCGCGGCGGATCAGGTCCGCCGCAACAAGCCCCGGCACCACTCGTTGACCGCCCGACCACTCGCGTAACGAGAAGGACAGGGCATGGCCAAGAACGACGACACCCGCCGCCACGACACTCACAGCCAGACCGCGCGCAGCCATCACGGCGGCACATCGCGTTCCGGGGGCGCGACCGGCGCCGACCGCGAACGCCGCCGCGACAGGGTCGTGAACACGGTCAAGGAGCGGCCCTACACGGCGGCCGCCCTCGCTACCGTTGCGGCCGGCGCCGCCGCTTTCTTCCTCACCCGCAGCAAGAGCGACAAGCCGCTGATGAACTGGGGCCAGGAAACGACCGGCAAGCAGCAGGACTTGGCTGCCAGCGATCGCAGCCTCGAGACGGCGTCGACCGCTCCGAGCGGCAGTGCAGGCACCAGCTCCGGCAGCCCGTCGGCGGTTCGCGCTGCCAGCCTGGCCGCGACCGGCAGCAGCACCAACGCCGCGGCAACGCCCGGCACCGATGCCGCCACCGCCAGCACGACCGGGTCTGCCCAGGCGAATGCCGCGACACCCGATGCCGCCGCCAAGTCCGTCGGCGCAGGCCTCGACCAGACCGCGAAGACCGACACTAAGGTTGGGGCGATCTCCTACGGAGCCTAAGCGGCCTTGAGGAATTGATGAAGGGCGTCGGGCACAATGTCCGGCGCCCTTTTCGCATCGGAGAGCTAACCAATGGCCGTTTCCCTCAAGCCCCTATCCGACCAGGTGATGGTGATCGTCGGGGGCTCGAGCGGCATTGGCCTTGCTGCGGCGCGCCGGGCCGCCGCCGCGGGCGCCAGGGTGGTCCTTGCAGCCCGCAATGCCGAGGCGCTGGACGAGGCGGTGGTCGCCATCCGCAACAAGGGCGGACAGGCGAGCGCGCTCTGCCTTGATATCGCCGAGCCGGGTGCTGCCGAACGCCTGCTGATCCACGCCATCGATACGTTCGGGCGGGTCGATACCTGGGTCAACGACGCCGCCGCCGCCATGTACGCGCGGGTCGAGGACGTCACGCTGGACGAGCATCGCCGGGTGTTCGACGTCGGCTATTTCGGCCTGGTCGACGCCAGCCTCGTCGCAGCTCGCCATCTGCGGCCACAGGGCGGCGCGATCATCAACATCGGCTCGGTCCTGTCCAATCGCGCAATCCCCCTCCAGGGGCCTTATTGCGCGATGAAAGCGGCGGTGATGCAGTTCACCGACACCCTGCGCATGGAGCTCGCGCAGGAAGGCGCGCCGGTCGCCGTCACGCTGATCAAGCCCGCGGCGATCGACACCATGTATCCCGAGCATGCCCGCAACAAGCTGGGCAAGCCGGCGCGGCTGCCGCAGCCTCTGTATGACGCCGAACTGGTCGCCAAGGCGATCTGCTTCGCCGCCCAGAAGCAGCGCCGCAGCCTGATCGTGGGCGGTGGCGGGCTTGCGCTGACGAGCCTTGCGCCGTCCCTCCCCCGCCTTGCCGACAAGGGAATGGAGCTGATCGGCGGGGAGGCGATGCAGACCACCGACGTCCCGCCCGCCCCCGGTACCAACGACAATCTGTTCGAGCCGCGCCGCGACGGCCGGGTCGAAGGCAATCAGGAACCGTTCAAGCGCAAGACGTCGCTGCTCCTCGAGGCGCAGATGCACCCGCTCGCCGCGGCGGCGGTGCTGGGATCGGTCGCGGCCGGCGCGCTGTTCCTGTGGGCCAGGGAGGAGAACCGCGACATCGGCACCGCCGAAGCGCACCGCCGGATCAAGGCCGCCGGGATGAGCTAAGGCTCTAGCCCCTCACCCCAGTCGGAGTGAGGGCCTGAAGCGCTTCAGGCCTGCCAGCCGCAGGTCTTGCCCTTGTTCTGCTCTTCCAGCCAGCGCTG
Coding sequences within it:
- a CDS encoding TonB-dependent receptor domain-containing protein, translating into MRNARLTITTSSLALALGALFAVPAHAQDAAAQATTPVTDAPTTVQTPDCPDENQDGTCDPASTLNNADTSAQTDGEIVVTGSRIRRDEYSTVEPITVITAQEITQSGFNSATDALQSGAVTQGASQITNAYGGFVTDGGTGANTLGLRGLGPARTLILLNGRRLAPGGSRGSVLAADLNVLPTAIVERIEVLKAGASSIYGSDAIAGVVNIITDRKLTGLTIDAQANVPEIGAGVDKRVAASFGIQIPRLSLVGSVEYRKRDALARNQSEFFRCPIGGFLAGEGTALGSDDFIDPATGQPKCFTLDNGGVTINTLGLPTRQAIGRTSGALGNFNRFVPAPGQTTGPFPGFLGVGTYDRDTFDPQQEFEPLITGTEILTGYLSGTYDFGYLGNSEIYGEVLATRRKSSSPLYRQLSLDYLRGSPLLPENIRDGVFANPTETSSGQQIAARAFIGYGLTDSSQQVDYVRASGGLRGDFFFSGWRYDAYAGKSWNDATYDIESFLTDRLANSLNVVQNADGSFSCASQASNRDCVAAPALSAAVIGGNLPQAFRDYIVDNTIGTTEFRETTLAFGVDGPLFQMPGGSVQLALGAEYRKQRINDQPDANSVRGNLFGLTAGTPTVGSDSVREVFGELFVPIVRDLPFLYRLNVNGSLRYTDYKSYGGDTTYKIAGEWEPVRGLGFRGSYGTSYRAPALAEQFLGATSGFLGSDSDPCSALPAAGEQSPTEQIIARNCASVGLPADFEQRSGITVFRVGGAEAGLEAETSTNWSVGVVARPPIPASIGSLSLALDYFDIKVENGVSDLAGGTILNRCYAAENFDPTAGFCRFVNRDSNNILQVTSSFVNLSESIVKGFEFNGRFATKLIGPGTLTLNANVTKYTEQSSRLFPEEFLADANGIITQPDWVGNFDAIYATPRVTFRYGLDWVGGDKERTYNYFAFDNLTGTTDPELVQAYRDFAFLEVKDYFLHNASVQFNVADRYEFTVGVRNLFNKAPPRITNFGLTTVGNSPIYSGYDLVGRSFFANVNFKL
- a CDS encoding YqgE/AlgH family protein yields the protein MPDAPFLSGKLLLAMPGMSDPRFERSVTALCVHDENGAVGIGISHKRAGVRLRGLLKQLGLEPGDAPDAPIHHGGPVEPGRGFVLHSDDWGGEDTLQVNGEGGKLWTMTGTVDVLRAIAEGRGPSRWLIALGYAGWGPGQLEDEMTRHGWFACPGTPSILFDTPTDERWAAAFKLEGIDPRLLASETGAA
- a CDS encoding peroxiredoxin, whose product is MTIQIGDRIPDMPLVIATGEGPKPTTTGDYFGGRKVALFAVPGAYTPTCSAKHLPSYVEKAADLRGKGVDEIACTSVNDAFVMSAWNKDQGSEDITMIADGNGQLAQALGLTMDGSQFGMGSVRSQRYSMIVNDGVVEQLNVEAPGEYRASSAETLLEQL
- a CDS encoding SDR family oxidoreductase yields the protein MAVSLKPLSDQVMVIVGGSSGIGLAAARRAAAAGARVVLAARNAEALDEAVVAIRNKGGQASALCLDIAEPGAAERLLIHAIDTFGRVDTWVNDAAAAMYARVEDVTLDEHRRVFDVGYFGLVDASLVAARHLRPQGGAIINIGSVLSNRAIPLQGPYCAMKAAVMQFTDTLRMELAQEGAPVAVTLIKPAAIDTMYPEHARNKLGKPARLPQPLYDAELVAKAICFAAQKQRRSLIVGGGGLALTSLAPSLPRLADKGMELIGGEAMQTTDVPPAPGTNDNLFEPRRDGRVEGNQEPFKRKTSLLLEAQMHPLAAAAVLGSVAAGALFLWAREENRDIGTAEAHRRIKAAGMS